DNA from Brassica napus cultivar Da-Ae chromosome C4, Da-Ae, whole genome shotgun sequence:
aagtatttagaaaatacttaactttagtttttatatatttattttcatttgacatacaaaatatcaaaaaatagtttagactatttaatttttttatgacaaagtaagagttatgacatttaaaaaaaaaatcaagatataaaatttataaatatttaaatgtataatgtaaataataaattaaacttcaaattcaaaataaaccaaaagtaaaagatcattgtaataaattgtcaataacagaaataaactaacaccaaatcacatcaactaataTTGGTTCTTTCTATCATCGTTCACTTCATTTTCTCCATGTGGCATAGCTAAAGGAATTCCAGTTTTCTAAACTGCCgtgaaatcttcatcaaaatctaaaaatcacaaatataaaactgaaaaacaaaaaaccaaactttttttttattagcacCTAACTTTTTAACTGaaaacttagaatataaaacataatctaaaaactaaaaaaaaatagtaaaagttatttatagGTTCAACCGGTGGTTCAACCAGATATCGGGTTTCAGATTTTAGtgggtttttgcgggttttccgagtttctaaatattgggtttttcaCAAAACTCAATCCGAATTTTTTCTGGGTCAccgggtttaccggttcaaccgttGATCCGGGTCGGGTTTGAAAACACTGCTATTTTGTGTGACTTGAAATAGATCCAAGTACATATACacatacaagaaaaaaaaatatttattttcttaaaacaagaaaattttataGAAAGTATAATTCAGATTCTTATTATGAAAACAATTGTATTTAGTTGGGCCTGAATTATGAGCCCATTACGAGTTGAAGAAAACTAGGATGTTTAATGGGTAGCATTATTATTATTCGAAAGTGAATTGGGAAACGGGAGGCGAGGGAGAGAAAGATGCCCAGGTAATCTCTCTCTAGCTTAGGGTTTGGTTTCGTTCTTGTTGATTAGGTTCTCAGATAGATTCAGTTGATCCTAGAATCTGACTAGCTTAGGGTTTTGGTTGGGTTGTTGTTGCTGAAATGACTTATTCGTTCTTGTACAGAACTACTCGCAGATCTGTAAAACAAAGGCTCCAATATATACAAGTTATCCAAGAATTGGTATGACACTcgttgataataaaaataaaacacacaaattttgttttttattcttaCAAGAATCTTACTTGTGTGTTCTTGCAGCAGGAGGAGATCAAGTTGTTACAGATTTCCAACGAGTAGGACTCcgatctttatttttttttcttatgcatTTTTTTGCTTCTTTCTCGAACTTATTGAAAccattattattaatattccaGGAAACTGAATGGGGAGGGTCTAGACGGTCTGAGCTACACCGAGCTGGCTTCACTTGAAACTATGTTAAAGGAGGGCTTCCGCATTGTGGAAGAACAAACAGATAAGGTTGGGGTTTTTTCCTCTCCCCTCTCCaaccatcttggtttgattataaattcttttgTTTAATAGTGTAACCCTTCCTTCTGTTTCAGGCACAGCAGGAACAATTACTCAGGGAGGTAGAGATCTCATCTTAAGTTCAAAGTTTAAACCCTTTTTGTAATATATGTCTATTTTGACCCCGTCCCCTCCTCCATTTCAGATTGTTGATTGCGATGTTATGGGAAAGGAATGGCTTGAcgaaaaagagaaagaggattTGGCCTACCAATCGCTTCTGGCAAGGAGAAGAACAGCTATGAGGAACAAGGCTCGAGAACTCCGTCTCAGGTAAAACGCTATgatcatttttttctctctttaagaACATGAAATCATCATCGATCTTCTTGTGGATACAGCCCTCAAGACAGCCAAAAGGAGCATAGCTATAATCATGAAACACTGGTGAGTATCGATATATCGATGCCCATATTCTCTCACCTCTCATGTCCTGTCGCTTCACATTGGGTTTGTCTGTTTCTTGCAGATGTTAACCATCGAATGTTTGAAGATCGAGAAGGAGAGATTACGGCTTTTGAACCAGTATGTGATTACATTCATTCCTCcgtttttaattttcttccttcttctgATGTGTCTGTCTTCTTCATTACAGGAGAATGATTGGTAAAGAGCTTGACGGTATGGTATACTTGGAACTGTTGGTGTTTAGCTGTGCGATACATAGTGGTATGTTCAAAgctgaagaagagaaaaataagataaaacgTGCAAGGCAGATTCTTGGGGGCATTTAGTAAGAGAGTCTTGTTATATGTTGGTTTGGTTCTGGCtttgtgtgtttaataatatCTGTCTTAAAATTAAAAGACTTATGGTTTGCTAGATTCTAATCTACAATCCATGTTAGGCGGCTATACCTGCCAAggatcaaataaataaactgTAAACCGATTCATATATAGTTATCCTTTTCGTCTCCCCCACCCGTCATCTCTCACAACTCACACAACtatacaagaaacaaaaaacggCATCGAGTTCGCTTTGTAATATTAAGGCGTCTTCTACATACGCTCGAATGTCTgaattttatagtaaaaatgaGAACATTGATAGTATCGTCACGTATGAAGATTACCATTAGCATGCGAATCTAATATATTCAGCAAAAGATCAGAAGTCGACTACCATCTTCCATCCAGAAGCCAAAGCAAGAGCTCTGTTATAAGGCTTTCTAGAGTCCCTTCTTTGAGTGCATGCGCAAGTTTTTTCTGCCGCAACGCATGCTTGTGAGTAGTGAGCTTCACAAACAAACCTATGTGGGTTGAAAGCTAATGAAGAAGAGCAGAATCACTACAAAATCACTGTGAAAGAATACAATTTcgtcttttcaaaaaaaaccaTGGTGTTCAAAGCAGGTTTTCTGAGTTCATCATCTCTTTCTGCTGTGAGGTTTGCAACCATATTCAAGTATTTCAGTAGTCCACTTGTCAGACAAATTAGAATTCAAACAGAAGAGAGATGTCAAATCATTTGTCATTTAACAGGATTTTGGTTTCACATAAAACATGTTTCAAATATGCTtggaaatattttcaaatttaaaataaaaaaatgtgagttaaacacttttatattttgtcatTAAACAGGAAAACCAATTCTAATTTTTCTCGGTTGCTAGTTGCTACTGTTAACCGGTTTTTATAATTATGGCTTATTGGGTTTTCCTTTCTTTAGCGAAAGAAAACGTGCGGGAAGTCATAGTTCAGCATATGTGAACGTCACTTCGCCTCTCTCATTTGGTCGTACGtttcttttttgtcaacattatATTCCCATAGAGTTTAAAATGCTACACGTGGCTAAAAGAAACATTGCAGTCTGAATTCTAGCTTCACCGGTAAGCTTGGTGCCCTTTGATTTCGGTAACAATCGCTACCGTCAAATCTCCGGCGGCGCTATTATTTTCTTCGTAACCACCTCTTATTATCCCACTCTTCAAGCTCTCCTTTTCGCCGTGACGGCTTACTGAAGCTGGGACTCAATCATCTTTGGTTAATTAATTATTGAGTAGACTCAATCAACTTAGATAAATTCTTTATTTTGGACCATTTTCAAACAAGAAAATGCCAATTCTACTGAATCTCCCATACATCGATAAGAAGAAACCAATATTTCacatttcagattttttttttttttttttttggtgaagtACAGCTCAACTTCGTACACTTCGGATCCATTCTCAGGTTCGTGTTGATCTACAAAACAGTGTGAATAGATTTCGATTTCGTTTTAAGATTGTTTGACTCTTGAGTTCTTTCTTGTGCGATTACAGTTAGACTTTTAGCTGCCCGATGTCCTCGTTA
Protein-coding regions in this window:
- the BNAC04G44570D gene encoding uncharacterized protein BNAC04G44570D isoform X2 encodes the protein MPRTTRRSVKQRLQYIQVIQELEEIKLLQISNEKLNGEGLDGLSYTELASLETMLKEGFRIVEEQTDKAQQEQLLREIVDCDVMGKEWLDEKEKEDLAYQSLLARRRTAMRNKARELRLSPQDSQKEHSYNHETLMLTIECLKIEKERLRLLNQRMIGKELDGMVYLELLVFSCAIHSGMFKAEEEKNKIKRARQILGGI
- the BNAC04G44570D gene encoding uncharacterized protein BNAC04G44570D isoform X1, with translation MPRTTRRSVKQRLQYIQVIQELQEEIKLLQISNEKLNGEGLDGLSYTELASLETMLKEGFRIVEEQTDKAQQEQLLREIVDCDVMGKEWLDEKEKEDLAYQSLLARRRTAMRNKARELRLSPQDSQKEHSYNHETLMLTIECLKIEKERLRLLNQRMIGKELDGMVYLELLVFSCAIHSGMFKAEEEKNKIKRARQILGGI